The Calypte anna isolate BGI_N300 chromosome 3, bCalAnn1_v1.p, whole genome shotgun sequence genome segment tgaaatctgaaaagaaaacaggtttttggGACAGTTTGGTGATAAAGCAGAATGCCTCATCTAGGAAACCAGATGAGATAGAGGGATGGGAACCGCCTCAGATTACCACTGCTGAGCCTACCAgtgatgcagcagctgctctaaGTGACTATACAGCCTGGTCAGGCTGGGAAGATGAAACCAAAGGCTCCACAAAATACACAAACCTGGCCAGCTCAGGAAACAGTTCCAGGTGGAGTATCAAATCAGCTGGAAAGCTGGTTAGTATTAGACGTCAAAGCAAAGGTAACCTTACTGACAACTGGGAAGAACTAGAATGATACTGGTAATGTGAAAAACTTCATAGATAAGAAGAGAAAGGTTCCATGATTTACTCATATGTTTAAACCAAAATTGAATCTGCTCAATATTGCACCTTTATACAGTACTTTGTTTTATTCAGATTGTTACAAATTATTGCTCACCTGATAGTAAATTTTCTTATTACATTGCTAAGTAGCTATGTTTTCCACACTGAAAAAAGTAGAGAATCTATTTTGTGCCTATATTTCACATTCAGACTCTGCAGTATGTTGGATTGTCagttttaccaaaaaaaaaaaaaaaaaaagtaattccttAGTGAATGTATACACTGGTTGTAAATTTGACTGCCTTATGTAGGAAATTCCACTAGCCTGAGgtcctgggtttttttctggtatttgaGGGCCACtcaaaatttcagttttgatgCTGTCCCTGGTTAATTAAGAATACTGATCTGTGGCTTGCAGGGAGAATGCTTATCCTTAGGACTGTTCTGCAAACCTCCAGCCTCAGCATATGCTTCAGCTCAGCTGTCACATTGTGCTACACTGTGTACCAATggga includes the following:
- the TDRP gene encoding testis development-related protein — encoded protein: MWKLNKSSKVLLDDSPEEEETRPRGPPPAAACAAAAFAAPQVQGASFRGWKEVTSMFNKDDEQQLLAGCKSTKSKGTNLKLKEEMKSEKKTGFWDSLVIKQNASSRKPDEIEGWEPPQITTAEPTSDAAAALSDYTAWSGWEDETKGSTKYTNLASSGNSSRWSIKSAGKLVSIRRQSKGNLTDNWEELE